A genome region from Anopheles stephensi strain Indian chromosome 2, UCI_ANSTEP_V1.0, whole genome shotgun sequence includes the following:
- the LOC118502829 gene encoding uncharacterized protein LOC118502829: protein MSIPTMDDDDATIGDEDMFATGGASQLSMFNSEILQTHIMQFVDEVNDDNIALTALSQDTLPDIKLSLQSALNPAGKYPCADEFCHEDVSCTVLPSSKQGSGFIYSQHLQKMYLKTDSICSFDVKCELLGNANLARKWYVRVMLVSLAPESQHEPIVRCHNHLAKDNGPERIKKYVVRCKNVQHEYVGDANGPYFEDRCAVLVPLDPDELSVKIMLQFVCQNTCFNVNQRRTALVFTLENEEGLVWARRMVQVKVCINYRRDMQNEENAARNSSTHLACVAGPSGSTSNGLVTARRRNKAGFTRKRRQPGVKAAGTGSSPKVVRTASFHSAPSFEPCLVEFEMPNLRMAKRVMDNAIGMLSTQVLRVQGDRETTDKLMEYINNIRTKRDMLTAYNSQCSVDSDLLNI, encoded by the exons ATGTCCATACCAACGATGGATGATGA CGATGCTACCATTGGCGATGAAGATATGTTTGCGACCGGTGGTGCTTCG CAACTGAGCATGTTTAACAGTGAGATTCTGCAAACACACATTATGCAGTTCGTGGATGAGGTGAACGACGATAACATTGCACTGACCGCCCTCTCACAGGACACCCTGCCCGACATAAAGCTATCCCTGCAAAGCGCACTCAATCCAGCCGGCAAATATCCCTGCGCGGACGAATTCTGTCACGAGGACGTATCGTGTACGGTGCTGCCATCCAGCAAACAGGGCAGCGGCTTCATTTACTCACAGCACCTCCAGAAAATGTACCTTAAAACCGATAGCATCTGCTCGTTTGACGTAAAGTGTGAGCTGCTGGGCAATGCGAATTTGGCGCGCAAATGGTACGTGCGCGTAATGCTGGTATCGCTCGCACCGGAATCACAGCACGAACCGATCGTGCGCTGCCACAACCATCTAGCCAAAGACAATGGACCGGAACGCATCAAGAAGTACGTGGTGCGGTGCAAGAACGTTCAGCACGAGTATGTGGGGGACGCGAACGGGCCATACTTCGAGGACCGCTGTGCGGTCCTGGTGCCACTCGATCCGGACGAGCTGTCCGTTAAgataatgctgcagtttgtgTGTCAAAACACGTGCTTTAACGTAAACCAACGGCGTACCGCGTTGGTATTTACGCTGGAAAATGAGGAAGGGCTTGTCTGGGCTAGGCGCATGGTGCAGGTTAAGGTATGCATCAACTATCGGCGGGATATGCAGAACGAGGAGAATGCGGCCAGAAACAGTTCCACGCATCTGGCGTGCGTTGCTGGCCCGAGCGGTAGTACGAGCAATGGGTTGGTGACGGCAAGGCGGCGGAATAAAGCCGGCTTTACGCGCAAACGACGGCAACCCGGTGTAAAGGCGGCTGGGACCGGAAGTAGTCCAAAGGTCGTGCGTACAGCTTCATTCCACTCAGCGCCCAGCTTTGAACCGTGCCTGGTTGAATTTGAAATGCCCAACCTGCGCATGGCCAAGCGCGTGATGGACAATGCGATCGGTATGCTGTCGACGCAGGTTTTGCGCGTCCAGGGTGACCGAGAGACGACGGACAAGCTGATGGAGTACATCAACAACATTCGAACGAAACGTGATATGCTGACAGCGTACAACAGCCAGTGTAGCGTAGACAGTGACCTGCTTAACATTTAA
- the LOC118502877 gene encoding serine protease snake-like has translation MARISCVSTMWTVLLVLCCFTHDLFALQDGESCKHQGESGICRPYSKCKRGNRITVCSYSATEAIVCCPQSQLLDSAGTFQATPLSSFNRGGNERISEKKCKEYKELTTDSVAISALTLNPTLVKIDVPKCDMVVKLIVGGNVTKPGEFPHMAAIGWRRPNGDYSFDCGGSLISEYYVLTAAHCYAESEEGVLPSVVRLGDQSLLRQDDGAEPEDYGIQRFIVHPDFKWSAGKYNDLALVELSERVVFTNFIRPACLYTADRLNVRTAIATGFGLTEDFGTKSDELRKVALNIYENDLCAARYRSNRHIRQGIRSTQMCVGDLAGGKDTCQGDSGGPLQVTREENQCMFYIVGITSFGQVCGSATPAIYTKVSSYLDWIESVVWE, from the exons atggCTAGAATTAGCTGTGTATCTACGATGTGGACCGTGTTACTAGTGCTGTGTTGCTTCACGCATGATCTCTTTGCTTTACAAG ACGGCGAATCGTGCAAGCACCAGGGGGAGTCAGGAATTTGCCGACCCTACTCGAAGTGTAAGCGTGGCAATCGCATTACCGTGTGCAGTTATTCAGCCACAGAAGCCATCGTCTGCTGCCCGCAGTCGCAGCTCCTAGACTCGGCTGGCACATTCCAGGCAACTCCCTTAAGTTCCTTCAACCGTGGCGGGAACGAACGTATTAGCGAGAAAA AATGCAAGGAATACAAGGAGCTCACCACGGACAGTGTCGCCATCAGTGCGCTAACGCTCAACCCTACGCTGGTCAAAATCGATGTACCGAAGTGTGACATGGTGGTGAAGCTGATCGTCGGTGGCAATGTGACGAAGCCGGGCGAATTCCCGCACATGGCAGCGATCGGATGGCGTCGGCCGAACGGTGACTACTCGTTCGACTGTGGCGGATCACTCATCAGCGAGTACTACGTACTGACGGCAGCCCATTGTTACGCAGAATCCGAGGAGGG TGTACTGCCCTCGGTTGTGCGGCTGGGCGATCAAAGCCTGCTGCGGCAGGACGATGGTGCGGAACCGGAAGATTATGGCATCCAGCGGTTCATCGTGCATCCGGACTTCAAGTGGAGCGCCGGCAAATACAACGATCTCGCACTGGTTGAGCTAAGCGAGCGGGTCGTGTTTACCAACTTTATCCGGCCGGCCTGCCTATACACGGCGGACCGGCTGAACGTTCGCACAGCGATCGCGACCGGGTTCGGCCTGACGGAAGACTTTGGCACCAAATCGGACGAACTGCGCAAGGTGGCGCTAAACATTTACGAGAACGATCTGTGCGCCGCTCGGTACCGGTCGAACCGGCACATCCGGCAGGGCATCCGCAGCACGCAAATGTGCGTTGGTGATTTGGCGGGCGGGAAGGACACGTGCCAGGGTGATTCCGGTGGTCCGTTGCAGGTGACGCGCGAAGAAAACCAGTGCATGTTTTACATCGTTGGGATTACTTCGTTTGGGCAGGTGTGCGGTAGCGCTACGCCAGCAATCTACACGAAGGTTAGCTCCTACCTGGACTGGATCGAATCGGTCGTATGGGAGTAA